The genomic region ATTGCGCTTGGTGTCGGCTTTGTCACGTATCTCATAGGGCTTTCGTTTGCGCTGGGCGCGTTTGCGGCAGGACTGGTTCTCAGTGAATCAGACCACGGACATCAGGCACTTGGCGACATAATACCCCTGCGTGACCTTTTCGGGCTGTTGTTCTTTGCGTCGGTCGGCATGCTGCTTGATCCCCGCTTCGTCCTGGACCACATCCGGGAGGTATTGATCCTTGTTGTAAGTGGTTTGGCCTCTCGCTGCGCGGCACGGAGCAGGAAAAATATATTCTTTATGTGTTTGACAAAGCGCTTGCCGCCGCCGGGCCCACGCCGCTGTTTTCGAACAAAAGCGCGGACGTGCTTGACGTGTATATCCTGACCGCCGCGGAACTGAATGCCCGCGGCGACCCCGTTACCGCCGAAAAAATTTTACGGCAGGTGTACCGGTACAGGCCGGATTCCCCGTGGCTGCTGCTGGAGCTTTCCTATATCGAAGCGCGCAAAGGCGATACCGCCGGCGCGCTTGAACTGCTCGACCGCGCAAGGCGGCGCTCCGCGCCGCAGGGCGCGTCCGAAGCATACGCGAGAACGGGCGATATTTATTTCAATACCGGCGCATACGCGCGAGCCGGAGAAATGTATCGCAGGGCGCTGGAACTCAATCCCGTACAGCAGCTTGCGCTGGACGGGCAGGCCGCATTGCGGGCCATGAAAACCGGGCCGGGCGGAACAGGGGATAATGAGGGAGAGGGGTTATGGCATCAATAATACTTCAGTTTCAGGGCACGATACGGCTCAAAGCCGGAACCGACAGCATCAGCGTGTCCGGCGGCACCGTGAAAGCGGCGCTGCAGGATGCGGCGGCGCGGCTGCCGGCGGAATTTGCCGAAGAGCTTTACCGGAACGGCAAAATCAAAACCCATTTCATTTTCATTCACAATGGTGAAATGCTCAACGCGTCCGCCATAGGAAAACGCAGGATTTCCGACGGCGACATCGTGCGGCTGTTCGCGCCCGTCGGCGGCGGTTAGATGAAAATAACCGTGAACGAAAAAACCGTCACGCTTCAAGCCGGCATAACGGCGGAGGCGGCAAGGGCGCGGTTCCGTCCAGGAGCGGACCTCGTTATTCTCAACGGCGTGCCGCTGCGCTCCGCGCGTGATCAGATGCTCTCCGAAGGCGACCGCCTGGTTCTTATAACCCGCGGCGCCACGCCGCCGGCGCGCGAATTCGAAACGATGCTGGCGGCCCGGCACGGCGCAGGAGTGTACGCCAAACTTAAAAAATGCGCCGTGGGCATAGCGGGCGCGGGCGGGATCGGTTCGCATGCCGCCATGAGCCTTGCCAGAATGGGAGTGGGAAAGCTGGTGCTAGCCGATTACGACGTGGTGGAGCCGTCCAATCTCAACCGTCAGAGCTACTGTGTCAGCCAGCTGGGGATGCCTAAAGTTTCCGCTCTGGCTCATAATATTGAACAGGCCAATCCCTATGTAAAAGTTAAAACCGTCCGCAGGCGGCTTGATTCCGGCAACACGGCGCGTATTTTTGCGGGCGTGGATGTTTTTATTGAGGCGCTCGATTTGCCCGAGGAAAAAACGAGAGCGGTCGTGGCGTTTGCGAAAGTCTATCCCTCCGTGCCGGTTATAATGGTTTCGGGCATCGCCGGGTGCGGCCCGGCTGGCGAAATGAAAACGACACGCGCGGGAAAGAACCTTTATATAGTAGGAGATCTGGAAAGCGGCGTTTGTCCGGGCGCAGGGCTTATGGCCGCGCGGGTACTGATTGCGGCCGGCATGCAGGCGAACCTTGCCGCGCGGCTGTTGCTGGGGCTTGAAAAGCCACTGGCGTAAATTGCTGAATGGTGTTAATATATACATAAATGAAGAAGTTTATCTTTTCAGTTGCCGCGTCAGTTTATCCGTTTTTATGCGGAGGTTGTGCCGCCATGTCGCGCGGGACCACTCTGCCGTGGCTTGAAGTGATGCACGAAACGGGCAATGATTATTGTGTGCGGTTTAATATCAAAACGGTGCCCGCGTCGGCTTTGAAACGTGTGCGGGAAGGTAATTTCTGCGTGGAAAGCTGCTGCTGGGTTTATTCCAACGAGCCAACCGCTTTTGTGATTGATTTCAACAAAGGCGCGGAACGCGAACTGGCGGCTTACGGTTCCGCGCCGGTCTATGATCCGGCGCTGGTGACGGTGGAGGTGTCGCGCCCGATGCTTACGGGTTTGGTGTCGGCGCGGGTGCAGCCTTCGGTGATCGCGCGGGACGGCACGGTTGTGCTGCACGCCACCAGGGTTATGGGCGGCAGACAGGCCGTCAATGACGTGGAGGGATCCGACGATGCCGAAAGCTATGAAGGCGGCTATGCCGGGGAAGACGATACCCCTGCCGCAGAACCTGACGTGAAAGAAGACTATTTCACAAAGCGCAAACATTCAAGCTCGGACGTTCCGATATCGAAAGCCAGCCCGGTGGATCCCGATTCCATTCCTAAACTGAAACCGCTTTTCAGGAAAAAAGGTTCTGTTTTCGAGAATATGGAGAAGCTGGTTGAGGAATCCGGAGTGCAGGATCCAGTTTCCGCGAAAAACGCGCAAAAGACCAGCGGATTCCGGCCCGTTTCACAGATTGTTTCCAATTCCGGGAAAAACACGGCGCCGCCGACCGCCACGCAGAGCATACCGGCCCCTCCCGCCCCGGCGGATGATGTAAAACCCGGATACTCCAAATCTGCGGTGGTGAAATTCGCGCAAAAGCGCATTGAGCCGCTGGTAAAGCTGGAGTTTGACAACGCCGCCAAAACCGCCGTGCAGAACGGTCTGCTTTACAAGGCGGGCAAGGTAGGCTGGACGGTGAAGGCCGAGTCCGAAACCAAATACCGGCTGTTCTGCAATTTTTACGCCGATATGGGCAAATCTCCCGACAAGCTGGATCGGCGCATGTACCCCTGCGGGACCTGGCTTGTGGATATGCCGTCGAAGCAGGTTTCCCCGCTTGACGAGCGGGCAAAAAACATCTGGCAGTAACCGTACACGGAGGCCCCGATGTGCATTGTGTTTCTGTCGCCCAATTTTCCGCCTAACTACGGCAATTTCTGTCTTCGCCTTAAAGAAGAGGGCGCGCGGGTCTGCGGGATAGGCGACTGCGATTTCTCCGTCCTGCCGCCCGAGCTCAGGGCCGCGCTTGACTGGTACTGCCAGGTGGACTCCCTTTACAATTACAATGACGTGCGCGACGCGTTCGCCTATCTTGAATACCGGTTCGGGCCGGTGGCCCGGGTTGAATCGCTCAACGAAGCATGGCTGGAAACGGAAGCCCGCCTGCGCACCGATTTCAAGATTGCGGGCTGCGGCTCGGACGGTATTTTGCAGGTGCGCCGGAAATCGCTGATGAAGGAAGTTTTCGCGGCGGCGGGTATTGATTCGGCGCGGTGGGAAATAGCGCGCTCGGTGGAGTCGGCGCTGGCGTTTGCCGGGCGGGTTGGCTATCCGGTTATCATCAAGCCTGACGCCGGAGTCGGCGCTGATGATACTCACAAATTGAACACCGCTGGC from Elusimicrobiaceae bacterium harbors:
- a CDS encoding tetratricopeptide repeat protein, with protein sequence MFDKALAAAGPTPLFSNKSADVLDVYILTAAELNARGDPVTAEKILRQVYRYRPDSPWLLLELSYIEARKGDTAGALELLDRARRRSAPQGASEAYARTGDIYFNTGAYARAGEMYRRALELNPVQQLALDGQAALRAMKTGPGGTGDNEGEGLWHQ
- a CDS encoding MoaD/ThiS family protein, whose product is MASIILQFQGTIRLKAGTDSISVSGGTVKAALQDAAARLPAEFAEELYRNGKIKTHFIFIHNGEMLNASAIGKRRISDGDIVRLFAPVGGG
- the thiF gene encoding sulfur carrier protein ThiS adenylyltransferase ThiF codes for the protein MKITVNEKTVTLQAGITAEAARARFRPGADLVILNGVPLRSARDQMLSEGDRLVLITRGATPPAREFETMLAARHGAGVYAKLKKCAVGIAGAGGIGSHAAMSLARMGVGKLVLADYDVVEPSNLNRQSYCVSQLGMPKVSALAHNIEQANPYVKVKTVRRRLDSGNTARIFAGVDVFIEALDLPEEKTRAVVAFAKVYPSVPVIMVSGIAGCGPAGEMKTTRAGKNLYIVGDLESGVCPGAGLMAARVLIAAGMQANLAARLLLGLEKPLA
- a CDS encoding ATP-grasp domain-containing protein; amino-acid sequence: MCIVFLSPNFPPNYGNFCLRLKEEGARVCGIGDCDFSVLPPELRAALDWYCQVDSLYNYNDVRDAFAYLEYRFGPVARVESLNEAWLETEARLRTDFKIAGCGSDGILQVRRKSLMKEVFAAAGIDSARWEIARSVESALAFAGRVGYPVIIKPDAGVGADDTHKLNTAGEIRDFHGFRSGREYIIEEFVRGGIVTFDGLAGASGEPVFYTSHVYQQAPMDALHGQQDVFYYCVREVPPDICRAGLKLLEGFGITNGFFHFEFFRREDGGLSAMEINARPPGGMTLDMFNYSADMDC